The Desulfococcus multivorans DNA window ACCGGCATTGCGTCGCTCTCGGCACACCCATGGACGGCGAGGGACACGCCCAGAAGCTGGTGGTTTTCGGTATGGGAAAGCTGGGGGCCCGAGAACTCAACTTTTCTTCGGACATCGATCTGATCTTCGCTTATCCCGAATCCGGCGAGACCCGGGGCGGCCCCCGGATCGTCACCAACGAGGAATTTTTCATCCGGCTCTCCCGCCGTCTCATCCATGTGCTGGGGGCGAACACCGCCGACGGCATGGTCTTCCGGGTCGACATGAACCTCCGTCCCTACGGGGAATCCGGGCCCCTGGCCATGGGGTTCGATGCCATGGAAACCTACTATCAGGAACAGGGGCGGGAGTGGGAACGGTATGCCTGGATCAAGGCCCGTCCGTTGGCCGGCGATTTTGCCGCCGGCGACCGCCTTGCCGCCGCCCTCCGGCCCTTCATCTATCGCCGGTACCTTGATTTCGGGGTATTCGAGTCCCTGCGGGAGATGAAACAGATGATCGCCCTCGAGGTGAAGCGCAAGGGCATGGCCGACAACATCAAATTGGGACCGGGCGGCATTCGGGAGGTGGAATTTTTCGGTCAGATCTTTCAGCTCATCCGGGGCGGCGTCGTTCCCGCCCTTCAGGAGCGGCGGATTTACACGGTGTTGAGCCTGCTGGTGCAGGAAGGCTGCATTGCCCCCGAGACCTGCAGGACCCTTCAGGAAGCCTATATCTTTCTGCGCCGGGTCGAGCATCGCCTTCAGGCCGTCAACGACGCCCAGACCCATGTACTGCCGAAGGATGAACCGGGGCGGGCACGCCTTGCCGCGGCCATGGGCTTCGACGGATGGGCTTCGTTTTATGACTGCCTGGACGCCTATAGGGCGGCGGTCCACGGTCATTTCAACAGTCTTCTCAAGATGGAGGAGAGCGCGCCTGAGAAGGATGCGGCGGCGGAGCCTCTGGCCGAGATATGGGATCGTCCCCGGGATGACGCCGACATACGGTCCATTCTCCAATCCGCGGGTTACGACGATCCCGAAGCCGCTTTCAGGTGCATCAAATCCTTCCGGGATGAGCTCGGCGATCAGGTTCTCAGCAGGGAGGGACGGGATCGGATCACCCGCCTCATGCCCCTGGTGATCGCCGGGGCCGGGCGGACCGATGATTCCTGCATCGCCTTGGAGCGGACTATCGATCTGATCCGTGCCATCCGTCGACGGACCAGCTACGTGGCCTTGCTCCTGGAGAACCCCCATGCCCTGGACCATCTTATTCGGCTGGCCGACACCAGCGCCTGGATCATGCGGCTTCTGGCACGCCAGCCGGTGCTCATGGACGAGCTGCTGGACGCCAGGACCCTTTACCTCCCTCCGGAGCGCTCCGAGCTGGAGGCATCCCTCGCGCGCAACCAGGCCAAAAGCGACCCCGACGATCTCGAGGGCCATATGGACGCTCTGCGTCTCTTCC harbors:
- the glnE gene encoding bifunctional [glutamate--ammonia ligase]-adenylyl-L-tyrosine phosphorylase/[glutamate--ammonia-ligase] adenylyltransferase; its protein translation is MSNPIVLSQELAREADKRWDEFRASPAYADAEGYITSELAEFLRRAFAVSDFMLKNCTRNPEMTAALFESGDLFRGYDGEAYARSLAILLEDVEDEAGLSRILRLFRRREMTRIAFRDLSGLADLWETMADLSSLAEGCIAAALSCLYDRHCVALGTPMDGEGHAQKLVVFGMGKLGARELNFSSDIDLIFAYPESGETRGGPRIVTNEEFFIRLSRRLIHVLGANTADGMVFRVDMNLRPYGESGPLAMGFDAMETYYQEQGREWERYAWIKARPLAGDFAAGDRLAAALRPFIYRRYLDFGVFESLREMKQMIALEVKRKGMADNIKLGPGGIREVEFFGQIFQLIRGGVVPALQERRIYTVLSLLVQEGCIAPETCRTLQEAYIFLRRVEHRLQAVNDAQTHVLPKDEPGRARLAAAMGFDGWASFYDCLDAYRAAVHGHFNSLLKMEESAPEKDAAAEPLAEIWDRPRDDADIRSILQSAGYDDPEAAFRCIKSFRDELGDQVLSREGRDRITRLMPLVIAGAGRTDDSCIALERTIDLIRAIRRRTSYVALLLENPHALDHLIRLADTSAWIMRLLARQPVLMDELLDARTLYLPPERSELEASLARNQAKSDPDDLEGHMDALRLFRQINTLKVAAADITNAIPLMRVSDHLSDIAETVLRRVVEMSAVHLFERHGTPPCDPPLLPGERGFAVIAYGKLGGLELGYDSDLDLVFLHSGVGGLSDGRQPVDTTTFYSRLGQRVLHMLSTHTAAGRLYEVDMRLRPSGAAGILVSSVSGFREYQLNEAWTWEKQALVRARPIVGDPRLMDRFQEIRREILAQPRNREALRAEIRDMRARMRRDFPAPEPGQFDLKQGVGGMVDIEFLVQYLVLLESHRRPEILRWTDNVRLIRSLADARIIDEITAYFLRKAYLTYRSMGHKLSLREKPARVSDDRFIELRERVTAVWRRYVGTDSTS